From the genome of Alkalimarinus coralli:
AGGATGGCAGTGTTTTACATACGGATGCCTCTTATAAACTGGTTATTGGCAATGGTGTTACTATAGGGCATAAGGTAATGCTGCATGGGTGCAGTGTAGGTGATTTTAGCTTAATTGGTATTAATTCAGTTGTTCTAAATGGCGCGAAGATTGGTAAGTACTGTTTGATTGGTGCCAATACACTGGTGCCTGAGGGGATGGAGATTCCAGATGGTTCTCTGGTAGTAGGTAGCCCAGGTAAGGTAAGAAGGCAACTCACCGATATAGAAAAAAAGGTTCTTGAAGCTAGCTCTGTGCATTATGTTCAAAATGCCGAGCGTTATAATAAACAGCTGATAAAACGGTAGTGGTCACTGTTGCAATTTTTTGAGGCATAGCAAGTATGGTTAAAGATGAGTCCGTAGTAGTTTCCCCTTGTATTGGTATATGTGCGCTTGATGAAAATGATGTATGTGTTGGGTGTTATAGAACGGGGCTGGAAATATCTCATTGGGGAGGGATGGATGCTAGTGAGAGGAACGAAGTCCTTAGACTCGTAAAAGAAAGAGAGAAATCATCCTACATATAAAGCATTATCTTAAATTTTGATTGGTCTATGCTTATATAGTTTGTTTGCACTGAAACGAAGGAGAATGCAGTGGTCGCAATTGGTACGCCTTTAAGTAAAAGCGCGAAAAAAGTTCTATTTTGTGGGGCTGGCGAGTTAGGCAAAGAGGTCATTATAGAGCTACAGCGCTTTGGTGTTGAAGTGGTTGCGGTTGACCGTTATGAAAATGCGCCTGGTATGCAGGTTGCCCATCGGTCATACGTTATCGATATGCTTTCTCCGAAGGAGCTGCGTGAAGTAATTCTTGAAGAGAAGCCGGATCTTGTTGTTCCTGAAATTGAAGCCATAGCGACTGAAGAGCTAGCAAGGCTCGAGTCTGAAGGCTTTAATATTGTTCCCTCTGCGAAAGCGGTAAACCTCACGATGAATCGTGAGGGGATTCGCCGACTGGCAGCTGAGGAGCTGGGCCTTAAGACTTCTCCGTATATGTTTGCATCTGACTTCGAAGAGTTCACAGCGGCTATAGATGAGGTGGGCGTTCCTTGTGTGGTAAAACCAATAATGAGCTCATCTGGAAAGGGCCAGAGTGTTATTAAGTCCAATGCGGATATACGGTCTGCATGGGATTATGCACAAGAGGGTGGTAGAGCGGGTGCTGGCAAAGTTATTGTTGAAGGGTTTGTAGACTTTGATTATGAGATAACCCTGTTAACCATTCAGCATAGTGGTGGAGTTTCTTATTGCTCGCCCATAGGTCATGTTCAAGTGGATGGAGATTATAGAGAGTCGTGGCAACCACAGGTTATGAATGAGGTGGCGCTGGAAAAGTCGAAGGTAATCGCTTCAACAGTGACTGCTAGTTTGGGTGGTTATGGTGTGTTTGGCGTTGAGTTGTTCATTTCTGGCGAAGATGTCTATTTCAGTGAAGTTTCGCCGCGGCCTCACGATACAGGGCTGGTAACGTTGATATCACAAGACTTGTCAGAGTTTGCTCTGCATGCTCGCGCCATTCTAGGTTTGCCCATACCGGTAATCAGGCAATATGGCCCATCAGCTTCATCGGTTATCTTGGTTGATGGAAGTTCAGGTTCTCCGGTGTTTAATAATATTGAGGGGGCTCTGGTCGAACAAGATACGCAGCTAAGACTTTTTGGTAAGCCTGGCTTGGATGGTCGGCGGCGGATGGGGGTGGCGCTGGCAAAGGGAGATAGCGAAGAAATAGCCAGGAAAAAAGCGGTTAAAGCTTCAAGTGCAATAGAAATAGAGTTATAAGTAATTATTTTGGCTTGGGCCTTGAATAGGTTGTTTTCGCCCATATATACACCTGAAGGCTGTATTGGTTGAGGGTTGTTATCTTTTTTGCGTTATTTTAATAATGCCTATTGACGCCAGCGCTTAACGCTATATAATGCGCCCCTCTTCTGACGGAGACACCGGATAAGGTGTTTTAACTGAAGCGGTAAGTTATTGAAATAGATTTACTTTTTGTAATTTTGTTTTAATGATTTAAGTCGATCCAGGCAGTTCGAATACTCATAAAAATGAATGTTGCGAAATGACCGTAAAAAGGGTTGACAGTAATATGGGGTGCTGTAGAATACGCGCCTCGGTTGAGTAACGACTCAGCCGGTTCTTTAAAAAATTAGCCAAGCAATTCGTGTGGGCGCTGACTGAGATAATCTGTTAAAGAATATCAGGTTAGTGACACATGAAAATTCATTTCGATGTGATTTTTATAGTTGTTTTAACTTGAGCAAGACTTAGTCTTACGTTCTTTTGAAATAAAGAGAAAGTGGACTTAAAAGATTAAACTGAAGAGTTTGATCATGGCTCAGATTGAACGCTGGCGGCAGGCCTAACACATGCAAGTCGAGCGGTAACAGATCTAGCTTGCTAGATGCTGACGAGCGGCGGACGGGTGAGTAACGCGTAGGAATTTGCCTGATAGAGGGGGATAGCCCGGGGAAACTCGGATTAATACCGCATACGCTCTACGGAGGAAAGCAGGGGCTCTTCGGACCTTGCGCTATCAGATAAGCCTGCGTGGGATTAGCTAGTTGGTGAGGTAAAGGCTCACCAAGGCGACGATCTCTAGCTGGTCTGAGAGGATGATCAGCCACACTGGAACTGAGACACGGTCCAGACTCCTACGGGAGGCAGCAGTGGGGAATATTGCACAATGGGCGGAAGCCTGATGCAGCCATGCCGCGTGTGTGAAGAAGGCTTTCGGGTTGTAAAGCACTTTCAGTTGGGAGGAAAGGTTAACGGTTAATACCCGTTATCTGTGACGTTACCAACAGAAGAAGCACCGGCTAACTCCGTGCCAGCAGCCGCGGTAATACGGAGGGTGCAAGCGTTAATCGGAATTACTGGGCGTAAAGCGCGCGTAGGTGGTTTGTTAAGCGAGATGTGAAAGCCCCGGGCTCAACCTGGGAACTGCATTTCGAACTGGCAGGCTAGAGTATGGTAGAGGTAAGTGGAATTTCCTGTGTAGCGGTGAAATGCGTAGATATAGGAAGGAACACCAGTGGCGAAGGCGACTTACTGGACCAATACTGACACTGAGGTGCGAAAGCGTGGGGAGCAAACAGGATTAGATACCCTGGTAGTCCACGCCGTAAACGATGTCTACTAGCCGTTGGGAGACTTGATCTTTTAGTGGCGCAGCTAACGCGATAAGTAGACCGCCTGGGGAGTACGGCCGCAAGGTTAAAACTCAAATGAATTGACGGGGGCCCGCACAAGCGGTGGAGCATGTGGTTTAATTCGATGCAACGCGAAGAACCTTACCTGGTCTTGACATCCTGCGAACTTACTAGAGATAGTTTGGTGCCTTCGGGAACGCAGTGACAGGTGCTGCATGGCTGTCGTCAGCTCGTGTTGTGAAATGTTGGGTTAAGTCCCGTAACGAGCGCAACCCCTATCCTTATTTGCCAGCACTTCGGGTGGGAACTCTAGGGAGACTGCCGGTGACAAACCGGAGGAAGGTGGGGACGACGTCAAGTCATCATGGCCCTTACGACCAGGGCTACACACGTGCTACAATGGTCGGTACAGAGGGTTGCCAAGCCGCGAGGTGGAGCTAATCCCTTAAAACCGATCGTAGTCCGGATTGGAGTCTGCAACTCGACTCCATGAAGTCGGAATCGCTAGTAATCGCGAATCAGAATGTCGCGGTGAATACGTTCCCGGGCCTTGTACACACCGCCCGTCACACCATGGGAGTGGATTGCACCAGAAGTAGTTAGTCTAACCTTCGGGAGGACGATTACCACGGTGTGGTTCATGACTGGGGTGAAGTCGTAACAAGGTAGCCGTAGGGGAACCTGCGGCTGGATCACCTCCTTAAACGAAAACAGATGTCTCAGTTCAGAGCTCACACGAATTGCTTGGTTGAAGAAAGAAAGAGCCAGGGGCGACAGTCCCTACAATGTTGCAACGTGCAATAAGAATCAAGGATTGCACAGGCAAGATTGGGTCTGTAGCTCAGGTGGTTAGAGCGCACCCCTGATAAGGGTGAGGTCGGTGGTTCGAGTCCACCCAGACCCACCAGAATTTCTGATACGGCGTTATCATTACACTCACATAGCAGGCTAT
Proteins encoded in this window:
- a CDS encoding gamma carbonic anhydrase family protein, producing the protein MIYDLGDRKVDFEGGGHFIAPNATLIGSVVLGDRASVWFNVVIRADNDSIIIGSNSNIQDGSVLHTDASYKLVIGNGVTIGHKVMLHGCSVGDFSLIGINSVVLNGAKIGKYCLIGANTLVPEGMEIPDGSLVVGSPGKVRRQLTDIEKKVLEASSVHYVQNAERYNKQLIKR
- a CDS encoding DUF1289 domain-containing protein, with protein sequence MVKDESVVVSPCIGICALDENDVCVGCYRTGLEISHWGGMDASERNEVLRLVKEREKSSYI
- the purT gene encoding formate-dependent phosphoribosylglycinamide formyltransferase, translating into MVAIGTPLSKSAKKVLFCGAGELGKEVIIELQRFGVEVVAVDRYENAPGMQVAHRSYVIDMLSPKELREVILEEKPDLVVPEIEAIATEELARLESEGFNIVPSAKAVNLTMNREGIRRLAAEELGLKTSPYMFASDFEEFTAAIDEVGVPCVVKPIMSSSGKGQSVIKSNADIRSAWDYAQEGGRAGAGKVIVEGFVDFDYEITLLTIQHSGGVSYCSPIGHVQVDGDYRESWQPQVMNEVALEKSKVIASTVTASLGGYGVFGVELFISGEDVYFSEVSPRPHDTGLVTLISQDLSEFALHARAILGLPIPVIRQYGPSASSVILVDGSSGSPVFNNIEGALVEQDTQLRLFGKPGLDGRRRMGVALAKGDSEEIARKKAVKASSAIEIEL